One Sphingomicrobium sp. XHP0239 DNA segment encodes these proteins:
- the miaA gene encoding tRNA (adenosine(37)-N6)-dimethylallyltransferase MiaA — protein MVTKPPLALIAGPTASGKSELALRLAENANGTIINADSAQIYADLRIVAASPSARERERAPHRLYGVRDGGEACSAADWAMLAKAAVGQAIDAGRLPIIVGGTGLYLRTLLEGIAPVPDIDPDIREAIRTTDTATNFSSLEREDPAAAERLNKGDTTRIARALEVVRSSGKPLSFWQARKEGGIAKDVTLRPLLLLPPRDWLAERCDRRFETMIEQGVLEEVRELLGRGLDPALPVMRAIGVPEIASYLAGDRSREDMIAAGQLATRQYMKRQYTWFRNQPPAHWPRFAEPLDDEAAIERALALLSPA, from the coding sequence ATGGTCACCAAACCTCCTCTCGCGCTCATCGCGGGTCCGACCGCCAGCGGCAAGTCCGAACTGGCACTGCGGCTCGCGGAAAATGCGAACGGAACGATCATCAATGCCGACAGCGCGCAGATATACGCCGATCTACGAATCGTCGCGGCCAGTCCTTCGGCACGAGAACGCGAACGCGCGCCGCACCGGCTTTACGGGGTTCGCGACGGTGGAGAGGCCTGTTCGGCAGCGGACTGGGCGATGCTGGCCAAAGCGGCAGTCGGGCAAGCCATCGACGCGGGCCGACTGCCGATCATCGTCGGCGGAACGGGTCTCTATCTCCGCACCCTCCTCGAAGGAATCGCTCCGGTCCCCGATATCGACCCCGACATCCGCGAGGCGATCAGGACCACCGATACGGCGACCAACTTTTCCTCGTTGGAACGGGAGGATCCGGCGGCGGCGGAGCGGCTGAACAAGGGTGACACCACCCGGATCGCTCGCGCGCTCGAAGTGGTGCGATCATCGGGCAAGCCTTTATCCTTCTGGCAGGCGCGCAAGGAGGGCGGCATCGCGAAGGACGTCACGCTGCGGCCCCTGTTGCTCCTCCCCCCACGCGATTGGCTCGCCGAACGATGCGACCGGCGTTTCGAGACCATGATCGAACAGGGCGTGCTGGAAGAGGTTCGCGAGCTGCTCGGGCGCGGGCTCGACCCTGCGCTCCCCGTCATGCGGGCCATCGGCGTCCCGGAAATCGCGTCCTATCTTGCGGGCGATCGATCGCGCGAGGACATGATTGCGGCAGGACAGCTGGCCACGCGCCAATATATGAAGCGGCAATATACCTGGTTCCGGAACCAGCCTCCCGCCCACTGGCCGCGCTTCGCCGAACCGCTCGACGACGAGGCGGCGATCGAGCGCGCGCTGGCCCTGCTCTCTCCCGCTTGA
- the ilvC gene encoding ketol-acid reductoisomerase has protein sequence MDIIRDAAIDPSPLQGERVAIIGYGNQGRAQALNLADSGIDVVVGLREGSETFAKVEADGLTTLPLGEAPKGAALTMMLVPDELMTGIYATIEPSLPNGSALGFSHGLAVHFGHVVPREDLDVLLLAPKGPGTALRQLYTEDKGMPGLWAVHRDASGHAKPIALAYGKAIGCARAGLIASSFEEEAVADLFNEQAVVWGGVPALLLAGYEALVEAGYSEEVAYFECIGELKLLADLIEARGIAGMREVISNTAELGAVLGGPAIADYHVRQRMQDILKSVRGGEFAAQLAEEAAEGYPLLSDARARSRAHASEAVRDRLQTLSADESEEDSIERSPTDARSR, from the coding sequence ATGGACATCATTCGTGACGCCGCCATCGACCCCTCCCCGCTGCAGGGCGAGCGCGTCGCCATCATCGGCTACGGCAACCAGGGCCGGGCACAGGCGCTCAACCTTGCCGATAGCGGGATCGACGTCGTTGTCGGTCTGCGAGAAGGCAGCGAGACCTTCGCGAAGGTCGAAGCGGACGGGCTGACGACCCTCCCCCTCGGTGAGGCTCCGAAAGGTGCCGCGCTGACCATGATGCTCGTCCCCGACGAACTCATGACGGGGATCTATGCCACGATCGAACCGTCGCTCCCGAACGGCAGCGCCCTGGGCTTCAGTCACGGGCTCGCCGTCCATTTCGGCCATGTCGTGCCACGCGAAGATCTCGACGTGCTGCTGCTGGCGCCGAAGGGGCCGGGCACCGCTCTCCGCCAGCTCTATACCGAGGACAAGGGCATGCCTGGCCTGTGGGCGGTCCACCGCGACGCCAGCGGACACGCGAAACCGATCGCGCTCGCCTATGGAAAAGCCATCGGATGCGCGCGCGCAGGCCTCATCGCCTCCTCGTTCGAGGAAGAGGCCGTCGCCGATCTGTTCAACGAGCAGGCAGTGGTGTGGGGCGGCGTACCGGCCCTGCTGCTAGCCGGGTACGAAGCACTGGTCGAGGCGGGCTATTCCGAGGAAGTCGCCTATTTCGAATGTATCGGCGAACTGAAGTTACTCGCGGACCTCATCGAAGCGCGCGGAATTGCGGGCATGCGCGAGGTCATCAGCAATACCGCCGAGCTTGGCGCGGTGCTGGGTGGTCCCGCCATCGCGGATTACCACGTGCGCCAGCGGATGCAGGATATTCTCAAGAGCGTTCGCGGTGGGGAGTTCGCGGCGCAGCTCGCCGAGGAAGCCGCGGAAGGCTATCCTCTCCTCTCCGACGCGCGCGCACGCTCGCGCGCTCATGCCTCGGAAGCGGTGCGCGACCGGCTTCAGACGCTTTCGGCGGACGAATCCGAGGAGGACTCGATCGAACGCTCGCCCACCGACGCGCGTTCGAGATAA
- the serB gene encoding phosphoserine phosphatase SerB, translated as MTISTLIAADGLEASRVATIAGAREWRWLDEGSAAEIEGRVDSATGVDVVYRPSPFEPRLFLADMDSTMIGQECIDELAEVAGVGERVAAITERAMRGELDFEGALRERLALLDGLDAGVIERLLASRIRPNPGARTLVQTLKARGVRCVLVSGGFTAFADVIGDRLGFDRVVSNRLSIQDGRLTGTVEGPIVDADRKLAVLEEERARLDGGYVVAIGDGANDLPMLRAADLGVAYHAKPRVAAEADARIEHHGLDALLWGLGIARAEWIEG; from the coding sequence GTGACCATATCCACGCTGATAGCAGCCGACGGGCTCGAGGCCAGCCGGGTCGCCACCATCGCCGGTGCGCGCGAATGGCGCTGGCTCGACGAAGGCTCCGCAGCCGAAATCGAAGGGCGCGTCGACAGCGCGACAGGCGTGGACGTGGTTTATCGGCCAAGCCCGTTCGAGCCGCGTCTTTTCCTCGCCGACATGGATTCGACCATGATCGGTCAGGAATGCATCGACGAACTTGCCGAAGTGGCGGGGGTGGGAGAGCGGGTCGCGGCGATCACCGAGCGGGCCATGCGCGGCGAACTCGATTTCGAAGGCGCGCTGCGCGAGCGTTTGGCATTATTGGACGGTCTGGATGCCGGTGTCATCGAACGGCTGCTCGCCTCGCGGATCCGCCCCAATCCCGGCGCGCGCACGCTCGTTCAGACGCTGAAGGCGCGCGGGGTCCGCTGCGTCTTGGTGTCGGGCGGGTTCACCGCTTTTGCGGACGTGATTGGGGATCGACTGGGGTTCGACCGCGTCGTCTCCAATAGGCTTTCCATCCAGGACGGTCGCCTCACCGGGACCGTCGAGGGCCCGATCGTCGATGCGGATCGCAAACTTGCCGTGCTGGAGGAAGAACGGGCCCGCCTCGATGGGGGTTATGTCGTCGCCATCGGCGATGGGGCCAACGACCTGCCGATGCTTCGCGCCGCCGATCTGGGCGTCGCTTATCATGCCAAGCCGCGCGTCGCAGCAGAAGCGGACGCGCGGATCGAGCATCACGGACTCGACGCCCTGTTATGGGGGCTCGGGATCGCCCGCGCCGAATGGATCGAAGGTTAG